The genomic interval TGAGGCCGCCGGATCAAGAGGGTTCATGGGGGCACCTGTCGCGTTCATCCCATGATCAGACGCGGCAAGCCGGCTTCAGGTTCGATGTTCAGGCGGGAGATATCACAGTCAGGCGACCATCGCGTCGGTTTCGCCGCCGTCCACACCGCGCTGCGCCCTGAGCAAGCTGACGATCTCGGTATTCGGGCGCGCCTTGCTGAACAGAAAGCCCTGGCCTTCGTCGCAGCCCTCGGCGCGAAGGCAGCTCAGCTCGGCCTCGGTCTCGACGCCTTCGGCGGTGATGGTGACGCCGAGACCCTTGCCGAGGCTGATGATGGAGCGGATGATCGCCTGCGCCTCGCGGTTGGCGCCGAGATCGCGCACGAAGGACTGGTCGACCTTGATCTTGTCGAAGGGGAAGCTGCGCAGATAGCTCAGGGACGAATAGCCGGTGCCAAAATCATCCATCGAGATCCGGACGCCGAGGGCGCGCAGCGCATGCAGCGTCGCCAGCACCTGCGCGCTCTTCTCCAGCAGCAGCGTCTCGGTGATCTCGAGCTCGAGCCGGCGCGGCGGCAGGCCGGACTGTTTGAGCGTATCGGTCACGACCGACAGCAGATTGCCGCTGTGCACTTGCAGCGGCGACAGGTTCACGGCAACGCGAACGTCGTCCGGCCATTGCGCGGCATCGCGGCAGGCGCTGCGCAGCATCAGTCCGCCGATCGCGTTGATCAGCCCGGTCTCTTCGGCCACGGGTATGAACTCGCCCGGCGAGATCATGCCGCGTTCGGGGTGCGGCCAGCGCACCAGGGCCTCGAAACCGGTGATGCGTCCGCTCGAAAGGTCGATCAGCGGCTGGTAATACGGGCGCAGCAAATCGTTCTGGATCGCATCGCGCAGCTCGACCTCGATCTTGCGCCGGGTCTGCGCACGGGCGTCAAGCGCGGCCTCGAAGAACGAGAAGGTGCCGCGCGAATCGATTTTTGCGCGTGACAGCGCCATGTCGGCGCTCTTCAGGAGTTTTTCCGAATCGTCGCCGTCGGAGGGCGCCATCGCGATGCCGATGGAGGCGCCGATCACGACGGAATGACCGTCGAGCAGATAGGGATCGGCGATCGCCTCCAGGATCCGTTTGGCCAGGCCCACGGCGTCTTCCGGCCGCGTCAACCCGCTCTGGACGATCGCAAACTCGTCGGAGTTGAGCCGCGCCAGCGCATCTTCCTCGCGCAAGGTCGAGCGCAGGCGCTTGGCGACGCCGCGGAGCAGCTTGTCGCCGATCGTGTGACCGAGCGTGTCGTTGACCGCCTTGAAATTGTCCAGCCCGAGCATCAGCACCGCGACCTTCTCGGCGCTGCGCCGCGTGTGCAGCAGCATCTCCTCCATGGTCTGGCGCAAGAGATTGCGGTTCGGCAGCCCGGTGAGGCCGTCATGCTGGGCCATGAAGGCGAGCCGCGCGTCGGCGCGCTTGCGTTCGGTGATGTCCATCAGCGCGACCAGCATGGCCGGCCGCTCCGCATAGACGAGCTCGCGGGAATAGATCGCGAGGTCGATCAGCGCGCCGTCGGCCTTGACATGCTTCCAGGTGCGCGCGGCCTGCTCCTCGACGGTCGGATCGGTGGTCCAGGGCGGCTCGCTCTCGAAAGCCTGCAAGGACCGGATGGTGAGCTTTTCGAAATCGGCGCGGCTGTAGCCGTAATGCACGACCGCGGCGTCGTTGACGGCGAGGATGCGCTCGTCGTCCAGCGCGCAGACGATCATGGGCACGGGATTGCCGTCGAACAGCAGGCGGAACGACGCCTCGCGCTGCTTCAGTTCGGTGATGTCGACGCGCAGTCCGACGACGCCGCCGTCATCGGTCAGCCGCTCCTCGATCAAGATGACGCGACCGTCGGACAGTTTTTGCTCGTGCCGCTCGCCGGGCTGATAGAGTTTTTGCAGCCGCTCGGCGATCCATTCGGCTTCGTGGCCGGCGGCCTCGGGGTAGTCGCCGCGCGCAACGCCGATGCGCAGCGTGTCTTCCAGGCGCGCGCCGTGTGCGAACAGATCGGCGGTCTTGCTGTAGATCTCGGCATACTTCTTGTTCCAGAGAACGTAGCGGCCCTCGGGATCGAGAAACACGATGCCCTGCGGCAAGAGATCGATCGCCTGGCGTATCCGCTCATGCGACTTGCGCGCCTCCGCGATTGCGGCTTCCGCTTCGGCGCGGCTCTGGAGAAGCGCATCGATCTCGACCGGCGCACCGTTGGGGCTTGCGGCCGTCTGCGCAGTCTTGCGCAGCCGTCCGGCTGCCCAGGCCAGCGACCTGCGCTTTCCTTTCTTTGTTTTTCTCGCACCCAAACTCAACTTCAGCCGCCTCACTCGCGCCCAGCGGCGCAAGTTGTCCGACAAGTCTCTGAAAAAACAGTAATCTCGGGCACGCCGAGGCTTGCGTCATTGCGGAATACGGACACCGAGTGCGCTTTCGTGCCTGTTTGCCGGGCGCGGCGGACGGAGCTGGCGTTTCAGGCCCATTCGACGCGTCGCTTTACGAGAGGACGTGCCGTAAAATTGCGCGCGGCCATGACTGATTTCCGGCGCCGCGGTTCATTGCATGCAGATACGGATATTCCCGGCCCGAACGCACGAATTTTAGTCAGTGCGAGGACAGGGTTATCGCAGCGTTAAGAACAGTCGCGCAGGAGATCGCGCGCCTACGACCTTCGACTCAGTTCGTGATCTGAATAGTCGTGTTGCGCGGCCCTTCGCGGCTGACCAGTGCGAACAGGGTCGCGGCGTGCGCGGGGTGCAACCGGACGCAACCATGCGAGGCCGGACCGCCGAGGCGCGAAATATCTGATGTGCCGTGGATGGCAAAGCCGTAATAGAAGAAGATCGCGTGCGGCATCGGCGAATTGTAGTACTTGCGCGAGAAGTAGCGCCGCATCATCGACTGCGGATGAAAGGTGCCGTTCGGCGTGCCGTAGCCGCTGCGTCCCGTGGACACCGGCCAGTTGTAACGCGGCGAGCCATCGACGCTGACCGCCATGCGTTGTGACGATTTGTCGATCTGCACCCTGACGTCGGCCCTGACGGGCGTCGCCGCTGGCACGGCCAGGACGCATGCGCCCAAGATCGCGCGCAAGGCGACCCGGCTCCCGAGCCGTGTTGAAAGCCCTGCCATTCCAAAAGCCCCGCAGCTCTTCCTCAGCCCCATGATTCGCTGCGACGCGGGCGCTGTAAAGACGCTGTGAGGTCCTGCGCGTTCGAAAGCCTAATTCTTAACCCTGAGGGCGGGTTGGGTTATAAGGTGATCAGCATGAGTCCCCGCCGCATCACCCCTCTCCTGCTTCTGTTCGCGCTCCTCAATGCCGGCGTCGCGCTGGCGCAGGACAAGGGCAGCGTGCATCCAAAGCCGTTGCCGCCGCTCGCCCACCCCAACGACCCCAAACTCGGCGCCAAGGAACTGTTCGCGCGAAAGCTGCTGCCCTCGACGGGAGGAGCGCATGTGATCGGCTCCTACGTCAAGGGCTGCCTCGGCGGTGCGGAGCAGATGCCGCTCAACGGCGACAACTGGCAGGTGATGCGTCTGTCGCGCAATCGCAACTGGGGCCACCCGGACATGATCGCGCTGATCAAGCGGCTCGCGGCCAAGGCGAAAAAGGATGCCGGCTGGCCCGGCATTCTGGTCGGCGACATCGCCCAGCCGCGCGGCGGGCCGGCGCTGTCAGGCCATGCCAGCCATCAGATCGGGTTAGACGCCGACATCTGGCTGACGCCGATGCCGGACCGGCGGCTGTCGCGCGAGGAGCGCGAGGAGACCTCGGCCGTGATGATGGTGCGTGAGGACCGGCTCGACATCGATCCAAAAGTGTTCACGGCCGGCCATGTGCTGGTGCTGCGTGATGCCGCGCAGGAGCCCGCGGTGCAGCGCATCTTCGTCAATGCCGCGATCAAGAAGGCGCTGTGCCGCGAGGCCAAGGGCGACCGGAGCTGGCTGTCGAAGATACGGCCGTGGTGGGGGCACGACTATCATTTTCACATCCGCATGCGCTGTCCGGCCGGGGCTGCCGAATGCGAGGGCCAGCCGTCGCAGGCCGAGGATGAGGGCTGCAAGCCGGCCGACCTCGACTATTGGTTCAAGGACTCGGTGCTGCACCCAAAACCCCCGCCGACGCCGCCAAAACCCAAGCCGCCGATGACGCTGGCGCAGATGCCGGCCGCCTGCAAAGCCGTCCTGCACGCAGCGGACGCCAAGCCTTAAGACGACAAGCCGTGAGGCGGATCAGGGCTTTGACCTGATTGTCCGGCCTGTTATTGTCGGTTCCGCGATACCCCGCTCGACCGTAAGTCGTTCGGGCACACCGGAACAGCGCTTCCGCCGGTCGCATCCTGTCTTCAACCAACGCCGTCTCGCGCGCGTCATAGATCGCGCCTGCACGCGCGCATGGAGCGCTCCGATGTCCCGCCTGTCTGCATGTTTTGCTGCTTTCGTCGTTCTGCTCGCCGCCTGGTCGCCGGCGTCCGCAGAGGACAAGACGATCACCGTCTTCGCCGCCGCCTCGATGAAGAACGCGCTCGACGATATCAACGCCGCCTACACCGCGAAGACCGGCGTCAAGTTCACCGTCAGCTATGCAGCGAGCTCGGCACTCGCCAAGCAGATCGAGCAGGGCGCGCCGGCCGACATGTTCATCTCCGCCGACACCGACTGGATGGATTACGCCATCGGCAAAAAGACCATCAACGAGCCGAGCCGCGTCAACCTGCTCGGCAACAGCATCGTGCTGATCGCGCCGAAGGACTCCAAGATTGACAACGTCGCTATCGGCCCCGGCTTCGATCTCGCAAAGCTCGCCGGCGACGGCAAGATCGCGACCGGCGACGTGAAGTCGGTGCCGGTCGGCAAATACGCCAAGGCCGCGCTGGAGAAGCTCGGCGCATGGCAGGCCGCGGAGCCAAAATTCGCCATGGCCGAGAGCGTGCGCGCGGCGCTGACGCTAGTGGCGCGCGGCGAAGCCCCGCTTGGCATCGTCTATGCGACCGATGCCAAGGTCGAGCCAGGCGTCAAGATCGTCGGCACCTTTCCGGCGGAGTCGCATCCCGCGATCATCTATCCGGTCGCCGCGACCACGACGGCGAAGGCGGAGACGAATGGTTATCTCGCCTTCCTGCGCTCGACCGCGGCCAAGACCATTTTGGAAAAATACGGCTTTAAGTTCCTGGTCAGTCCGACGACCTGATGTTTGCGACGTGATGTTTGCGACTTGATGCCTGCGATTTGATGTCCGAGATCACACCTGCCGAATGGACGGCGATCCTGCTCTCGCTCAGGGTCGCCGTGATCGCAACGCTGGTGGCGACGCCGTTCGGCATCGCGCTCGCGTGGCTGCTCGCGCGGCGTGACTTTTGGGGCAAGTCGGTGGTCGACGCGCTGGTGCACCTGCCCTTGGTGCTGCCGCCGGTCGTCACCGGCTATCTGCTGCTGCTCACCTTCGGCCGCCGCGGGCTGGTCGGCGGGTTTTTGGCCGATTATCTCGGTATCGTGTTCGCGTTCCGCTGGACCGGTGCGGCGCTCGCCTGCGGCATCATGTCGTTTCCGCTGCTGGTGCGCCCGATGCGCCTGTCGATCGAGGCGATCGATCGCCGGCTGGAGCAGGCCGCCGAGACGCTCGGAGCCGCGCCCTGGAAAGTGTTCGCCACCGTGACGCTTCCTCTTGCCCTACCAGGTGTCCTTGCCGGCATGGTGCTCGGCTTCGCCAAGGCGATCGGCGAGTTCGGCGCGACCATCACCTTCGTCTCCAACATTCCCGGCGAGACCCAGACGATTTCCTCCGCCATCTATTCGCTGATCCAGACGCCGGACGGCGATGCGGCCGCGGGTCGTCTCGTGATCATCTCGATCGTGCTGGCGCTCGGCGCGCTGATCGCTGCCGAGTGGTTTGCCCGCCGCGCCACCGCGCGATTGCACGGGAATTGACCATGCTGCGCGTCGACGTCGAAAAACAGCTTGGCGAATTCTCGCTTGAGGCAACCTTCACCAGCGAGGGACGCGTCACCGGCCTGTTCGGCGCCTCCGGTGCGGGCAAGACGTCGCTGGTCAACATGATCGCAGGCCTGCTGCGGCCCGATCGCGGCACCATCGCGATCGACGGCGAAATCGTCGACGACACCGTGGCGGGCATCCACGTGCCGACCTTTCGTCGCCGCATCGGCTATGTGTTCCAGGACGCGCGGCTGTTTCCGCATCTCAACGTCGCGCAGAACCTCGACTATGGCAGGCGGATGAACGGCCTTGCCGCCGATCCCGCACAACAGACGCGCATCGTCGACCTCCTCGACATCGGCGCGCTGCTCGATCGCCGGCCCGGAAAACTCTCCGGCGGCGAGCGCCAGCGCGTCGCGCTCGGCCGCGCGCTCCTGGCAAAGCCGCGCCTGCTATTGCTCGACGAGCCGCTCGGCGCGCTCGACGAGGCGCGCAAGCTCGAGATCCTGCCCTATCTGGTGCGGCTGCGGGACGAGGCCAACGTGCCGATGGTCTATGTCAGCCACGACGTCGCCGAATTGCGCCAGCTCGCGACGCAGATCGTGATGCTGAAGCAGGGCAAGGTGACGTCGTTCGGTGGCGTGAAGGTGCTGACGTAAAGCACGCCTGCGCAGAAACCACCGCCGTCGTCCTGGCGAAGCCAGGACCCATACCGCGTGATTTATCGGTGGTCGGCAGTCTGAGTACCGGTGAACGAAGGACAACCGCGAGTCTTCGTCAAACTACTCCCTGGGGTAATGGGTCCTGGCTTTCGCCAGGACGACGTTGGGGAGAGAGCGCGCCTCACAACTTCCGTCGTTGCGCGGCGGAATCAGACCCCCGCGACCGATGTCCACAAATCCGCGAGCTTGCGCCGCAGGGCCTGGGTGCGCGTTACCGGCGCCGGCGTTTCCTCGTCCTCGGGCAGGCGTAGGCCGACGACGTTGACGCGGCCGCCGGAAATGCTGCGCGCCACCAACACGATTGAGTCGAGTACAAGCTCCGCGCCTTCCTTCGGGGCGCGGTCGAGATGGATGTCAAAGTAGTCGGCGAGCGTCAGCTTGGCGGCGTCCTCACTGACATTCACGCCGTAGATTCCGGCGAGCTCGGCCAGCGTATGCTCGCCCGAGACCATGAAGTCGCCGAGCAGATGCGGGTCCGGCGCCGTGCTCGGCTGCATGTCGACGAAGAAACGGTCGAGCGACTCGGCCTTCTCCGGCGGCGCCAGCAGATAGATGTAGTCGCCGGGCGCAATCGGATCGGCCTCCGCCGGGGTCAAGATGCTCTGGTTGCGGATGACGAGCGTCGGCTTGGACCAGGACGGGATCAGGCCGCGGCGGAAATACAGGCTCTTTGGCCGCACCGAATAGCCGACGAGCTG from Bradyrhizobium arachidis carries:
- the mepA gene encoding penicillin-insensitive murein endopeptidase, which encodes MSPRRITPLLLLFALLNAGVALAQDKGSVHPKPLPPLAHPNDPKLGAKELFARKLLPSTGGAHVIGSYVKGCLGGAEQMPLNGDNWQVMRLSRNRNWGHPDMIALIKRLAAKAKKDAGWPGILVGDIAQPRGGPALSGHASHQIGLDADIWLTPMPDRRLSREEREETSAVMMVREDRLDIDPKVFTAGHVLVLRDAAQEPAVQRIFVNAAIKKALCREAKGDRSWLSKIRPWWGHDYHFHIRMRCPAGAAECEGQPSQAEDEGCKPADLDYWFKDSVLHPKPPPTPPKPKPPMTLAQMPAACKAVLHAADAKP
- the modA gene encoding molybdate ABC transporter substrate-binding protein — protein: MSRLSACFAAFVVLLAAWSPASAEDKTITVFAAASMKNALDDINAAYTAKTGVKFTVSYAASSALAKQIEQGAPADMFISADTDWMDYAIGKKTINEPSRVNLLGNSIVLIAPKDSKIDNVAIGPGFDLAKLAGDGKIATGDVKSVPVGKYAKAALEKLGAWQAAEPKFAMAESVRAALTLVARGEAPLGIVYATDAKVEPGVKIVGTFPAESHPAIIYPVAATTTAKAETNGYLAFLRSTAAKTILEKYGFKFLVSPTT
- a CDS encoding L,D-transpeptidase, translating into MAGLSTRLGSRVALRAILGACVLAVPAATPVRADVRVQIDKSSQRMAVSVDGSPRYNWPVSTGRSGYGTPNGTFHPQSMMRRYFSRKYYNSPMPHAIFFYYGFAIHGTSDISRLGGPASHGCVRLHPAHAATLFALVSREGPRNTTIQITN
- the modC gene encoding molybdenum ABC transporter ATP-binding protein; the protein is MLRVDVEKQLGEFSLEATFTSEGRVTGLFGASGAGKTSLVNMIAGLLRPDRGTIAIDGEIVDDTVAGIHVPTFRRRIGYVFQDARLFPHLNVAQNLDYGRRMNGLAADPAQQTRIVDLLDIGALLDRRPGKLSGGERQRVALGRALLAKPRLLLLDEPLGALDEARKLEILPYLVRLRDEANVPMVYVSHDVAELRQLATQIVMLKQGKVTSFGGVKVLT
- the modB gene encoding molybdate ABC transporter permease subunit codes for the protein MSEITPAEWTAILLSLRVAVIATLVATPFGIALAWLLARRDFWGKSVVDALVHLPLVLPPVVTGYLLLLTFGRRGLVGGFLADYLGIVFAFRWTGAALACGIMSFPLLVRPMRLSIEAIDRRLEQAAETLGAAPWKVFATVTLPLALPGVLAGMVLGFAKAIGEFGATITFVSNIPGETQTISSAIYSLIQTPDGDAAAGRLVIISIVLALGALIAAEWFARRATARLHGN
- a CDS encoding EAL domain-containing protein; the encoded protein is MDALLQSRAEAEAAIAEARKSHERIRQAIDLLPQGIVFLDPEGRYVLWNKKYAEIYSKTADLFAHGARLEDTLRIGVARGDYPEAAGHEAEWIAERLQKLYQPGERHEQKLSDGRVILIEERLTDDGGVVGLRVDITELKQREASFRLLFDGNPVPMIVCALDDERILAVNDAAVVHYGYSRADFEKLTIRSLQAFESEPPWTTDPTVEEQAARTWKHVKADGALIDLAIYSRELVYAERPAMLVALMDITERKRADARLAFMAQHDGLTGLPNRNLLRQTMEEMLLHTRRSAEKVAVLMLGLDNFKAVNDTLGHTIGDKLLRGVAKRLRSTLREEDALARLNSDEFAIVQSGLTRPEDAVGLAKRILEAIADPYLLDGHSVVIGASIGIAMAPSDGDDSEKLLKSADMALSRAKIDSRGTFSFFEAALDARAQTRRKIEVELRDAIQNDLLRPYYQPLIDLSSGRITGFEALVRWPHPERGMISPGEFIPVAEETGLINAIGGLMLRSACRDAAQWPDDVRVAVNLSPLQVHSGNLLSVVTDTLKQSGLPPRRLELEITETLLLEKSAQVLATLHALRALGVRISMDDFGTGYSSLSYLRSFPFDKIKVDQSFVRDLGANREAQAIIRSIISLGKGLGVTITAEGVETEAELSCLRAEGCDEGQGFLFSKARPNTEIVSLLRAQRGVDGGETDAMVA